One window of Vidua chalybeata isolate OUT-0048 chromosome 14, bVidCha1 merged haplotype, whole genome shotgun sequence genomic DNA carries:
- the NLGN3 gene encoding neuroligin-3 isoform X1, which translates to MWLILWRSPLFPPVLQVPELVASWDLRLTLWFLSFASMAVQMEGQVYSPTVNTHYGKLRGVRVPLPSEILGPVDQYLGVPYAAPPVGEKRFMPPEPPPSWSGIRNATHFSPVCPQNIHNAVPEIMLPIWFTSNLDIVATYIQDPNEDCLYLNIYIPTEDVKRISKECTRKPNKKICRKGGASAKKQGEDLADNDGDEDEDIRDSGAKPVMVYIHGGSYMEGTGNMIDGSILASYGNVIVITLNYRVGVLGFLSTGDQAAKGNYGLLDQIQALRWVSENIAFFGGDPLRITVFGSGIGASCVSLLTLSHHSEGLFQRAIIQSGSALSSWAVNYQPVKYTSMLADKVGCNVLDTVDMVDCLRQKSAKELVEQDIQPARYHVAFGPVIDGDVIPDDPEILMEQGEFLNYDIMLGVNQGEGLKFVEGVVDPEDGVSGSDFDYSVSNFVDNLYGYPEGKDTLRETIKFMYTDWADRDNPETRRKTLVALFTDHQWVEPSVVTADLHARYGSPTYFYAFYHHCQSLMKPAWSDAAHGDEVPYVFGIPMIGPTDLFPCNFSKNDVMLSAVVMTYWTNFAKTGDPNKPVPQDTKFIHTKANRFEEVAWSKYNPRDQLYLHIGLKPRVRDHYRATKVAFWKHLVPHLYNLHDMFHYTSTTTKVPPPDTTQNSHITRRPNSKIWTTKRPAISPAYNSENGKEKWSPEQEAGTLLESPRDYSTELSVTIAVGASLLFLNVLAFAALYYRKDKRRQDTHRQPSPQRGASNDIAHAPDEEMPSLQVSQGHHECEAVPSHDTLRLAALPDYTLTLRRSPDDIPLMTPNTITMIPNSLVGLQTLHPYNTFTAGFNSTGLPHSHSTTRV; encoded by the exons ATGTGGCTGATACTCTGGAGAAGCCCTCTCTTCCCCCCTGTTCTCCAAGTGCCTGAGCTGGTGGCCAGCTGGGACCTGCGTCTCACCCTCTGGTTCCTGAGCTTTGCCTCGATGGCCGTGCAGATGGAGGGCCAGGTCTACTCGCCCACTGTCAACACGCACTATGGGAAGTTACGAGGGGTGCGCGTGCCGTTGCCCAGTGAGATCCTGGGGCCCGTGGACCAGTACCTGGGGGTTCCTTATGCCGCTCCCCCCGTCGGGGAGAAGAGATTCATGCCCCCTGAGCCACCACCATCCTGGTCAGGTATCAGGAACGCTACCCACTTCTCACCAGTCTGCCCCCAGAACATCCACAACGCTGTTCCCGAGATCATGCTGCCCATCTGGTTTACCTCCAATTTGGATATTGTGGCCACGTACATCCAGGACCCCAACGAGGACTGTCTGTACCTCAACATCTACATCCCCACGGAGGATG TAAAACGGATTTCCAAGGAATGCACCCGAAAGCCCAACAAGAAAATATGTAGGAAAGGAG GAGCCAGCGCTAAGAAACAGGGCGAGGACTTAGCGGATAATGACGGTGATGAAGACGAAG ACATCCGGGACAGCGGGGCCAAGCCGGTGATGGTCTATATCCACGGTGGCTCGTACATGGAGGGCACGGGGAACATGATAGACGGCAGCATCCTGGCCAGCTATGGGAACGTGATTGTCATCACGCTGAACTACCGCGTTGGAGTGCTCG GGTTCCTGAGCACGGGGGACCAGGCTGCCAAGGGCAATTACGGGCTGCTGGACCAGATCCAGGCGCTGCGCTGGGTCAGCGAGAACATCGCCTTCTTTGGGGGAGATCCCTTGCGGATCACTGTCTTCGGCTCTGGCATCGGTGCCTCCTGTGTCAGCCTGCTCACCCTCTCCCACCACTCTGAAG GTCTCTTCCAGAGAGCCATCATCCAGAGTGGCTCAGCGCTCTCCAGCTGGGCAGTGAACTACCAGCCTGTGAAGTACACCAGCATGCTGGCTGACAAGGTGGGCTGCAATGTGCTGGACACCGTGGACATGGTGGACTGCCTGCGGCAGAAGAGTGCCAAGGAGCTGGTAGAGCAAGACATCCAGCCAGCCCGCTACCATGTGGCCTTCGGGCCAGTCATTGATGGGGACGTGATCCCGGATGACCCCGAGATCCTGATGGAGCAGGGCGAGTTCCTCAACTACGATATCATGCTGGGGGTCAACCAGGGTGAAGGGCTGAAGTTTGTGGAGGGTGTGGTGGACCCTGAGGACGGCGTCTCAGGCAGTGACTTTGACTACTCAGTCTCCAACTTTGTAGACAACCTTTACGGCTACCCTGAGGGCAAGGACACCTTGAGGGAGACCATCAAGTTCATGTACACGGACTGGGCCGACCGGGACAACCCCGAGACACGTCGCAAGACCCTGGTGGCCCTCTTCACCGACCACCAGTGGGTGGAACCGTCGGTGGTGACAGCCGACCTCCACGCCCGCTATGGCTCCCCCACCTACTTCTACGCCTTCTACCACCACTGCCAGAGCCTGATGAAGCCTGCATGGTCCGATGCAGCCCACGGGGATGAGGTGCCTTACGTGTTTGGGATCCCCATGATTGGCCCCACAGACCTCTTTCCCTGCAACTTCTCCAAGAACGACGTCATGCTCAGTGCTGTGGTGATGACCTACTGGACCAACTTTGCCAAGACAGG GGACCCCAACAAGCCTGTCCCCCAGGACACCAAGTTCATCCACACCAAGGCCAACCGGTTTGAGGAGGTGGCCTGGTCCAAGTACAACCCCCGTGACCAGCTGTACCTGCACATTGGGCTGAAGCCACGGGTACGCGACCACTACCGGGCCACCAAGGTGGCTTTCTGGAAGCACCTGGTTCCTCACCTGTACAACCTGCACGATATGTTCCACTACacctccaccaccaccaaagTGCCGCCACCCGACACCACACAGAATTCCCACATCACGCGCCGGCCCAACAGCAAGATCTGGACCACCAAGCGCCCCGCCATCTCGCCCGCCTACAACAGCGAGAACGGGAAGGAGAAGTGGAGCCCAGAGCAAGAGGCGGGCACGCTGCTCGAGAGCCCCCGCGACTACTCCACTGAACTGAGCGTCACCATCGCCGTGGGCgcctccctcctcttcctcaacGTGCTGGCCTTCGCCGCCCTCTACTACCGCAAGGACAAGCGCCGGCAGGACACGCACCGGCAGCCCAGCCCGCAGCGCGGTGCCTCCAACGACATCGCCCACGCGCCCGATGAGGAGATGCCCTCCTTGCAGGTGAGCCAGGGGCACCACGAGTGCGAAGCTGTGCCATCCCACGACACCCTGCGCCTGGCCGCTCTGCCCGACTACACCCTCACCTTGCGCCGCTCTCCGGACGACATCCCGCTTATGACCCCCAACACCATCACCATGATCCCCAACTCGCTGGTGGGGCTGCAGACCCTGCACCCCTACAACACCTTCACCGCCGGCTTCAACAGCACGGGGCTTCCGCACTCACACTCCACCACCAGGGTATAG
- the NLGN3 gene encoding neuroligin-3 isoform X2 produces MWLILWRSPLFPPVLQVPELVASWDLRLTLWFLSFASMAVQMEGQVYSPTVNTHYGKLRGVRVPLPSEILGPVDQYLGVPYAAPPVGEKRFMPPEPPPSWSGIRNATHFSPVCPQNIHNAVPEIMLPIWFTSNLDIVATYIQDPNEDCLYLNIYIPTEDGASAKKQGEDLADNDGDEDEDIRDSGAKPVMVYIHGGSYMEGTGNMIDGSILASYGNVIVITLNYRVGVLGFLSTGDQAAKGNYGLLDQIQALRWVSENIAFFGGDPLRITVFGSGIGASCVSLLTLSHHSEGLFQRAIIQSGSALSSWAVNYQPVKYTSMLADKVGCNVLDTVDMVDCLRQKSAKELVEQDIQPARYHVAFGPVIDGDVIPDDPEILMEQGEFLNYDIMLGVNQGEGLKFVEGVVDPEDGVSGSDFDYSVSNFVDNLYGYPEGKDTLRETIKFMYTDWADRDNPETRRKTLVALFTDHQWVEPSVVTADLHARYGSPTYFYAFYHHCQSLMKPAWSDAAHGDEVPYVFGIPMIGPTDLFPCNFSKNDVMLSAVVMTYWTNFAKTGDPNKPVPQDTKFIHTKANRFEEVAWSKYNPRDQLYLHIGLKPRVRDHYRATKVAFWKHLVPHLYNLHDMFHYTSTTTKVPPPDTTQNSHITRRPNSKIWTTKRPAISPAYNSENGKEKWSPEQEAGTLLESPRDYSTELSVTIAVGASLLFLNVLAFAALYYRKDKRRQDTHRQPSPQRGASNDIAHAPDEEMPSLQVSQGHHECEAVPSHDTLRLAALPDYTLTLRRSPDDIPLMTPNTITMIPNSLVGLQTLHPYNTFTAGFNSTGLPHSHSTTRV; encoded by the exons ATGTGGCTGATACTCTGGAGAAGCCCTCTCTTCCCCCCTGTTCTCCAAGTGCCTGAGCTGGTGGCCAGCTGGGACCTGCGTCTCACCCTCTGGTTCCTGAGCTTTGCCTCGATGGCCGTGCAGATGGAGGGCCAGGTCTACTCGCCCACTGTCAACACGCACTATGGGAAGTTACGAGGGGTGCGCGTGCCGTTGCCCAGTGAGATCCTGGGGCCCGTGGACCAGTACCTGGGGGTTCCTTATGCCGCTCCCCCCGTCGGGGAGAAGAGATTCATGCCCCCTGAGCCACCACCATCCTGGTCAGGTATCAGGAACGCTACCCACTTCTCACCAGTCTGCCCCCAGAACATCCACAACGCTGTTCCCGAGATCATGCTGCCCATCTGGTTTACCTCCAATTTGGATATTGTGGCCACGTACATCCAGGACCCCAACGAGGACTGTCTGTACCTCAACATCTACATCCCCACGGAGGATG GAGCCAGCGCTAAGAAACAGGGCGAGGACTTAGCGGATAATGACGGTGATGAAGACGAAG ACATCCGGGACAGCGGGGCCAAGCCGGTGATGGTCTATATCCACGGTGGCTCGTACATGGAGGGCACGGGGAACATGATAGACGGCAGCATCCTGGCCAGCTATGGGAACGTGATTGTCATCACGCTGAACTACCGCGTTGGAGTGCTCG GGTTCCTGAGCACGGGGGACCAGGCTGCCAAGGGCAATTACGGGCTGCTGGACCAGATCCAGGCGCTGCGCTGGGTCAGCGAGAACATCGCCTTCTTTGGGGGAGATCCCTTGCGGATCACTGTCTTCGGCTCTGGCATCGGTGCCTCCTGTGTCAGCCTGCTCACCCTCTCCCACCACTCTGAAG GTCTCTTCCAGAGAGCCATCATCCAGAGTGGCTCAGCGCTCTCCAGCTGGGCAGTGAACTACCAGCCTGTGAAGTACACCAGCATGCTGGCTGACAAGGTGGGCTGCAATGTGCTGGACACCGTGGACATGGTGGACTGCCTGCGGCAGAAGAGTGCCAAGGAGCTGGTAGAGCAAGACATCCAGCCAGCCCGCTACCATGTGGCCTTCGGGCCAGTCATTGATGGGGACGTGATCCCGGATGACCCCGAGATCCTGATGGAGCAGGGCGAGTTCCTCAACTACGATATCATGCTGGGGGTCAACCAGGGTGAAGGGCTGAAGTTTGTGGAGGGTGTGGTGGACCCTGAGGACGGCGTCTCAGGCAGTGACTTTGACTACTCAGTCTCCAACTTTGTAGACAACCTTTACGGCTACCCTGAGGGCAAGGACACCTTGAGGGAGACCATCAAGTTCATGTACACGGACTGGGCCGACCGGGACAACCCCGAGACACGTCGCAAGACCCTGGTGGCCCTCTTCACCGACCACCAGTGGGTGGAACCGTCGGTGGTGACAGCCGACCTCCACGCCCGCTATGGCTCCCCCACCTACTTCTACGCCTTCTACCACCACTGCCAGAGCCTGATGAAGCCTGCATGGTCCGATGCAGCCCACGGGGATGAGGTGCCTTACGTGTTTGGGATCCCCATGATTGGCCCCACAGACCTCTTTCCCTGCAACTTCTCCAAGAACGACGTCATGCTCAGTGCTGTGGTGATGACCTACTGGACCAACTTTGCCAAGACAGG GGACCCCAACAAGCCTGTCCCCCAGGACACCAAGTTCATCCACACCAAGGCCAACCGGTTTGAGGAGGTGGCCTGGTCCAAGTACAACCCCCGTGACCAGCTGTACCTGCACATTGGGCTGAAGCCACGGGTACGCGACCACTACCGGGCCACCAAGGTGGCTTTCTGGAAGCACCTGGTTCCTCACCTGTACAACCTGCACGATATGTTCCACTACacctccaccaccaccaaagTGCCGCCACCCGACACCACACAGAATTCCCACATCACGCGCCGGCCCAACAGCAAGATCTGGACCACCAAGCGCCCCGCCATCTCGCCCGCCTACAACAGCGAGAACGGGAAGGAGAAGTGGAGCCCAGAGCAAGAGGCGGGCACGCTGCTCGAGAGCCCCCGCGACTACTCCACTGAACTGAGCGTCACCATCGCCGTGGGCgcctccctcctcttcctcaacGTGCTGGCCTTCGCCGCCCTCTACTACCGCAAGGACAAGCGCCGGCAGGACACGCACCGGCAGCCCAGCCCGCAGCGCGGTGCCTCCAACGACATCGCCCACGCGCCCGATGAGGAGATGCCCTCCTTGCAGGTGAGCCAGGGGCACCACGAGTGCGAAGCTGTGCCATCCCACGACACCCTGCGCCTGGCCGCTCTGCCCGACTACACCCTCACCTTGCGCCGCTCTCCGGACGACATCCCGCTTATGACCCCCAACACCATCACCATGATCCCCAACTCGCTGGTGGGGCTGCAGACCCTGCACCCCTACAACACCTTCACCGCCGGCTTCAACAGCACGGGGCTTCCGCACTCACACTCCACCACCAGGGTATAG
- the NLGN3 gene encoding neuroligin-3 isoform X3: protein MWLILWRSPLFPPVLQVPELVASWDLRLTLWFLSFASMAVQMEGQVYSPTVNTHYGKLRGVRVPLPSEILGPVDQYLGVPYAAPPVGEKRFMPPEPPPSWSGIRNATHFSPVCPQNIHNAVPEIMLPIWFTSNLDIVATYIQDPNEDCLYLNIYIPTEDDIRDSGAKPVMVYIHGGSYMEGTGNMIDGSILASYGNVIVITLNYRVGVLGFLSTGDQAAKGNYGLLDQIQALRWVSENIAFFGGDPLRITVFGSGIGASCVSLLTLSHHSEGLFQRAIIQSGSALSSWAVNYQPVKYTSMLADKVGCNVLDTVDMVDCLRQKSAKELVEQDIQPARYHVAFGPVIDGDVIPDDPEILMEQGEFLNYDIMLGVNQGEGLKFVEGVVDPEDGVSGSDFDYSVSNFVDNLYGYPEGKDTLRETIKFMYTDWADRDNPETRRKTLVALFTDHQWVEPSVVTADLHARYGSPTYFYAFYHHCQSLMKPAWSDAAHGDEVPYVFGIPMIGPTDLFPCNFSKNDVMLSAVVMTYWTNFAKTGDPNKPVPQDTKFIHTKANRFEEVAWSKYNPRDQLYLHIGLKPRVRDHYRATKVAFWKHLVPHLYNLHDMFHYTSTTTKVPPPDTTQNSHITRRPNSKIWTTKRPAISPAYNSENGKEKWSPEQEAGTLLESPRDYSTELSVTIAVGASLLFLNVLAFAALYYRKDKRRQDTHRQPSPQRGASNDIAHAPDEEMPSLQVSQGHHECEAVPSHDTLRLAALPDYTLTLRRSPDDIPLMTPNTITMIPNSLVGLQTLHPYNTFTAGFNSTGLPHSHSTTRV, encoded by the exons ATGTGGCTGATACTCTGGAGAAGCCCTCTCTTCCCCCCTGTTCTCCAAGTGCCTGAGCTGGTGGCCAGCTGGGACCTGCGTCTCACCCTCTGGTTCCTGAGCTTTGCCTCGATGGCCGTGCAGATGGAGGGCCAGGTCTACTCGCCCACTGTCAACACGCACTATGGGAAGTTACGAGGGGTGCGCGTGCCGTTGCCCAGTGAGATCCTGGGGCCCGTGGACCAGTACCTGGGGGTTCCTTATGCCGCTCCCCCCGTCGGGGAGAAGAGATTCATGCCCCCTGAGCCACCACCATCCTGGTCAGGTATCAGGAACGCTACCCACTTCTCACCAGTCTGCCCCCAGAACATCCACAACGCTGTTCCCGAGATCATGCTGCCCATCTGGTTTACCTCCAATTTGGATATTGTGGCCACGTACATCCAGGACCCCAACGAGGACTGTCTGTACCTCAACATCTACATCCCCACGGAGGATG ACATCCGGGACAGCGGGGCCAAGCCGGTGATGGTCTATATCCACGGTGGCTCGTACATGGAGGGCACGGGGAACATGATAGACGGCAGCATCCTGGCCAGCTATGGGAACGTGATTGTCATCACGCTGAACTACCGCGTTGGAGTGCTCG GGTTCCTGAGCACGGGGGACCAGGCTGCCAAGGGCAATTACGGGCTGCTGGACCAGATCCAGGCGCTGCGCTGGGTCAGCGAGAACATCGCCTTCTTTGGGGGAGATCCCTTGCGGATCACTGTCTTCGGCTCTGGCATCGGTGCCTCCTGTGTCAGCCTGCTCACCCTCTCCCACCACTCTGAAG GTCTCTTCCAGAGAGCCATCATCCAGAGTGGCTCAGCGCTCTCCAGCTGGGCAGTGAACTACCAGCCTGTGAAGTACACCAGCATGCTGGCTGACAAGGTGGGCTGCAATGTGCTGGACACCGTGGACATGGTGGACTGCCTGCGGCAGAAGAGTGCCAAGGAGCTGGTAGAGCAAGACATCCAGCCAGCCCGCTACCATGTGGCCTTCGGGCCAGTCATTGATGGGGACGTGATCCCGGATGACCCCGAGATCCTGATGGAGCAGGGCGAGTTCCTCAACTACGATATCATGCTGGGGGTCAACCAGGGTGAAGGGCTGAAGTTTGTGGAGGGTGTGGTGGACCCTGAGGACGGCGTCTCAGGCAGTGACTTTGACTACTCAGTCTCCAACTTTGTAGACAACCTTTACGGCTACCCTGAGGGCAAGGACACCTTGAGGGAGACCATCAAGTTCATGTACACGGACTGGGCCGACCGGGACAACCCCGAGACACGTCGCAAGACCCTGGTGGCCCTCTTCACCGACCACCAGTGGGTGGAACCGTCGGTGGTGACAGCCGACCTCCACGCCCGCTATGGCTCCCCCACCTACTTCTACGCCTTCTACCACCACTGCCAGAGCCTGATGAAGCCTGCATGGTCCGATGCAGCCCACGGGGATGAGGTGCCTTACGTGTTTGGGATCCCCATGATTGGCCCCACAGACCTCTTTCCCTGCAACTTCTCCAAGAACGACGTCATGCTCAGTGCTGTGGTGATGACCTACTGGACCAACTTTGCCAAGACAGG GGACCCCAACAAGCCTGTCCCCCAGGACACCAAGTTCATCCACACCAAGGCCAACCGGTTTGAGGAGGTGGCCTGGTCCAAGTACAACCCCCGTGACCAGCTGTACCTGCACATTGGGCTGAAGCCACGGGTACGCGACCACTACCGGGCCACCAAGGTGGCTTTCTGGAAGCACCTGGTTCCTCACCTGTACAACCTGCACGATATGTTCCACTACacctccaccaccaccaaagTGCCGCCACCCGACACCACACAGAATTCCCACATCACGCGCCGGCCCAACAGCAAGATCTGGACCACCAAGCGCCCCGCCATCTCGCCCGCCTACAACAGCGAGAACGGGAAGGAGAAGTGGAGCCCAGAGCAAGAGGCGGGCACGCTGCTCGAGAGCCCCCGCGACTACTCCACTGAACTGAGCGTCACCATCGCCGTGGGCgcctccctcctcttcctcaacGTGCTGGCCTTCGCCGCCCTCTACTACCGCAAGGACAAGCGCCGGCAGGACACGCACCGGCAGCCCAGCCCGCAGCGCGGTGCCTCCAACGACATCGCCCACGCGCCCGATGAGGAGATGCCCTCCTTGCAGGTGAGCCAGGGGCACCACGAGTGCGAAGCTGTGCCATCCCACGACACCCTGCGCCTGGCCGCTCTGCCCGACTACACCCTCACCTTGCGCCGCTCTCCGGACGACATCCCGCTTATGACCCCCAACACCATCACCATGATCCCCAACTCGCTGGTGGGGCTGCAGACCCTGCACCCCTACAACACCTTCACCGCCGGCTTCAACAGCACGGGGCTTCCGCACTCACACTCCACCACCAGGGTATAG
- the NLGN3 gene encoding neuroligin-3 isoform X4, translating into MVYIHGGSYMEGTGNMIDGSILASYGNVIVITLNYRVGVLGFLSTGDQAAKGNYGLLDQIQALRWVSENIAFFGGDPLRITVFGSGIGASCVSLLTLSHHSEGLFQRAIIQSGSALSSWAVNYQPVKYTSMLADKVGCNVLDTVDMVDCLRQKSAKELVEQDIQPARYHVAFGPVIDGDVIPDDPEILMEQGEFLNYDIMLGVNQGEGLKFVEGVVDPEDGVSGSDFDYSVSNFVDNLYGYPEGKDTLRETIKFMYTDWADRDNPETRRKTLVALFTDHQWVEPSVVTADLHARYGSPTYFYAFYHHCQSLMKPAWSDAAHGDEVPYVFGIPMIGPTDLFPCNFSKNDVMLSAVVMTYWTNFAKTGDPNKPVPQDTKFIHTKANRFEEVAWSKYNPRDQLYLHIGLKPRVRDHYRATKVAFWKHLVPHLYNLHDMFHYTSTTTKVPPPDTTQNSHITRRPNSKIWTTKRPAISPAYNSENGKEKWSPEQEAGTLLESPRDYSTELSVTIAVGASLLFLNVLAFAALYYRKDKRRQDTHRQPSPQRGASNDIAHAPDEEMPSLQVSQGHHECEAVPSHDTLRLAALPDYTLTLRRSPDDIPLMTPNTITMIPNSLVGLQTLHPYNTFTAGFNSTGLPHSHSTTRV; encoded by the exons ATGGTCTATATCCACGGTGGCTCGTACATGGAGGGCACGGGGAACATGATAGACGGCAGCATCCTGGCCAGCTATGGGAACGTGATTGTCATCACGCTGAACTACCGCGTTGGAGTGCTCG GGTTCCTGAGCACGGGGGACCAGGCTGCCAAGGGCAATTACGGGCTGCTGGACCAGATCCAGGCGCTGCGCTGGGTCAGCGAGAACATCGCCTTCTTTGGGGGAGATCCCTTGCGGATCACTGTCTTCGGCTCTGGCATCGGTGCCTCCTGTGTCAGCCTGCTCACCCTCTCCCACCACTCTGAAG GTCTCTTCCAGAGAGCCATCATCCAGAGTGGCTCAGCGCTCTCCAGCTGGGCAGTGAACTACCAGCCTGTGAAGTACACCAGCATGCTGGCTGACAAGGTGGGCTGCAATGTGCTGGACACCGTGGACATGGTGGACTGCCTGCGGCAGAAGAGTGCCAAGGAGCTGGTAGAGCAAGACATCCAGCCAGCCCGCTACCATGTGGCCTTCGGGCCAGTCATTGATGGGGACGTGATCCCGGATGACCCCGAGATCCTGATGGAGCAGGGCGAGTTCCTCAACTACGATATCATGCTGGGGGTCAACCAGGGTGAAGGGCTGAAGTTTGTGGAGGGTGTGGTGGACCCTGAGGACGGCGTCTCAGGCAGTGACTTTGACTACTCAGTCTCCAACTTTGTAGACAACCTTTACGGCTACCCTGAGGGCAAGGACACCTTGAGGGAGACCATCAAGTTCATGTACACGGACTGGGCCGACCGGGACAACCCCGAGACACGTCGCAAGACCCTGGTGGCCCTCTTCACCGACCACCAGTGGGTGGAACCGTCGGTGGTGACAGCCGACCTCCACGCCCGCTATGGCTCCCCCACCTACTTCTACGCCTTCTACCACCACTGCCAGAGCCTGATGAAGCCTGCATGGTCCGATGCAGCCCACGGGGATGAGGTGCCTTACGTGTTTGGGATCCCCATGATTGGCCCCACAGACCTCTTTCCCTGCAACTTCTCCAAGAACGACGTCATGCTCAGTGCTGTGGTGATGACCTACTGGACCAACTTTGCCAAGACAGG GGACCCCAACAAGCCTGTCCCCCAGGACACCAAGTTCATCCACACCAAGGCCAACCGGTTTGAGGAGGTGGCCTGGTCCAAGTACAACCCCCGTGACCAGCTGTACCTGCACATTGGGCTGAAGCCACGGGTACGCGACCACTACCGGGCCACCAAGGTGGCTTTCTGGAAGCACCTGGTTCCTCACCTGTACAACCTGCACGATATGTTCCACTACacctccaccaccaccaaagTGCCGCCACCCGACACCACACAGAATTCCCACATCACGCGCCGGCCCAACAGCAAGATCTGGACCACCAAGCGCCCCGCCATCTCGCCCGCCTACAACAGCGAGAACGGGAAGGAGAAGTGGAGCCCAGAGCAAGAGGCGGGCACGCTGCTCGAGAGCCCCCGCGACTACTCCACTGAACTGAGCGTCACCATCGCCGTGGGCgcctccctcctcttcctcaacGTGCTGGCCTTCGCCGCCCTCTACTACCGCAAGGACAAGCGCCGGCAGGACACGCACCGGCAGCCCAGCCCGCAGCGCGGTGCCTCCAACGACATCGCCCACGCGCCCGATGAGGAGATGCCCTCCTTGCAGGTGAGCCAGGGGCACCACGAGTGCGAAGCTGTGCCATCCCACGACACCCTGCGCCTGGCCGCTCTGCCCGACTACACCCTCACCTTGCGCCGCTCTCCGGACGACATCCCGCTTATGACCCCCAACACCATCACCATGATCCCCAACTCGCTGGTGGGGCTGCAGACCCTGCACCCCTACAACACCTTCACCGCCGGCTTCAACAGCACGGGGCTTCCGCACTCACACTCCACCACCAGGGTATAG